The window GGAGAAAAAGGACGAGTCTGACGCTGATGAGGGGTTTGACGGGTTCGAGTTGAGCTCCGGCTCCGAAACTGAATCCCACGAGGCTGAGGAGACCACGACCACGTATCTCCGAGAGATGGGTCGTTTCGACCTTCTTACCCCGGAAGAAGAAGCAAAGTACAGCAAGACTATTAGGCAGGGCTTCGAGAGCATCATTCAGGCAATCCGGGAAGAACAGTCTGGTGTGAAAGAGATGGCGCTGATGCGTGAGCGAATCGATCTCTGGGAAAAGCGTGATCCGACCCTTAAGCCAAAGAAGCAGCAGCTGAATCTGATGCACTACAGCGTCACCAGTGCTTCCAGAAAATATTCCGATATCCGGGAGCTTTTCGAACTGCAGGCTAAAATCGAGGCGTACAGTCGTTCCATTGAGGTGGCGAAAGACACCATGATCAGGGCCAACCTGAGGTTGGTTGTATCCATCGCCAAGAGGTATATGCATCAGGGGCTAACTCTTGCCGACCTCATTCAGGAAGGTAACCTTGGTTTGATGCGTGCAGTTTTCCGTTTTGATTACACCAAAGGTAACAAATTCTCCACCTATGCGAGTTGGTGGATCAGGCAGGCAATTACCAGAGCTATTCTGGACAAAACCCGAACGATCCGTTTGCCTGTTCATTTCCTTGAACTGAGAAGCCAATTTTTCAAAGCGTTTTATGCCCTTTATAAAGAGCTTGGCCGTGAGCCA of the Desulfosediminicola ganghwensis genome contains:
- a CDS encoding sigma-70 family RNA polymerase sigma factor, giving the protein MLSEIKENLLKAGKDEGCISFSDLNEILPDEIKDPNAIEKIFNFLGAHDIEIVTVEKSGEKRTLSGEVWEKKDESDADEGFDGFELSSGSETESHEAEETTTTYLREMGRFDLLTPEEEAKYSKTIRQGFESIIQAIREEQSGVKEMALMRERIDLWEKRDPTLKPKKQQLNLMHYSVTSASRKYSDIRELFELQAKIEAYSRSIEVAKDTMIRANLRLVVSIAKRYMHQGLTLADLIQEGNLGLMRAVFRFDYTKGNKFSTYASWWIRQAITRAILDKTRTIRLPVHFLELRSQFFKAFYALYKELGREPTPLEISKATSLPMDKILSILEASREPISLETPVGDDDSTLGDFLENQESQSPYDAVQNRELAGRVKEILSTLSEREEKIIRLRFGIGEKAEYTLEEIGKRFNVSRERIRQIEKKALNRLRHSSRRDKLKFFID